In the Malania oleifera isolate guangnan ecotype guangnan chromosome 1, ASM2987363v1, whole genome shotgun sequence genome, one interval contains:
- the LOC131157563 gene encoding pentatricopeptide repeat-containing protein At3g04760, chloroplastic-like isoform X2: MMVLAREMDIPNLSKKLRYLSGSFSFFPPLPLFLHHPPKALLFLSKPFYSLNPPCSIFHPHRSHTSPASHHLHSWELLCSNRFKYGYPVPTIRLLRYRTLYRLFSGSSSNDSSSLMSLKFSAENSLFQKMDTVSSGESQATIRGIESHATKKHVSDVIEVIRRDESDLGLKLDSMNARISIASFCEIFRVLNCEKVSALRFFDWIKYSQPYLSRNPHICSLVIDNCGRLSDYKSMGCLFNEFKSNQVCLTEKAFLFLPVVNSSKASIMEAIKRLIELLNEVGGSCLDSGIRALIKMLCTLELFDIAKFVVEMKERKVTYYNILIKEMCGRSKFEEARHIIDEMKHLSCGPSVRTYNYLLSNLCKRNMNSEASSVLEEMKEKGCFPDAQTFEIFIYYSCRLGKINFAVNCFDQMVSSGIKPRLLTHAAFIKGYFYSRQYEEAYNYLVASSGKHRCSSNTIYSLLACLHRKQGNLVVAQNILVEMIDKGLKPNFPVYIKVLKHLRKSGRHNLARDLKIKTRVHSDCMEKGQL, from the exons ATGATGGTCCTTGCAAGAGAGATGGACATCCCAAACCTCTCCAAGAAGCTCAGGTACCTCTCAGGctccttctctttctttccaCCACTTCCTCTTTTTCTACACCACCCACCCAAAGCCCTActctttctcagcaaaccctttTACTCTCTCAATCCTCCATGCTCAATCTTCCATCCACACCGAAGTCATACATCCCCAGCTTCGCATCATCTACATTCTTGGGAGTTGCTGTGTTCAAATAGATTCAAGTATGGATACCCAGTTCCGACTATTAGGCTGCTGCGCTATCGGACTCTCTACCGGCTGTTTTCAGGGTCTTCTTCGAATGATTCTTCTTCTTTGATGTCCCTTAAATTTTCTGCTGAAAATAGTTTATTTCAGAAGATGGATACTGTTAGTTCTGGAGAATCTCAGGCCACGATCAGAGGGATTGAAAGCCATGCGACTAAGAAACATGTTTCGGATGTTATCGAGGTCATTAGAAGGGATGAAAGTGACTTGGGGCTAAAGTTGGATTCGATGAATGCACGCATTTCAATTGCTTCATTTTGTGAGATTTTTCGGGTTTTGAATTGCGAAAAAGTGTCTGCATTGCGTTTCTTTGACTGGATTAAATATTCACAACCATATCTTTCTCGTAATCCCCATATTTGCAGTTTGGTTATTGATAACTGCGGCCGATTAAGTGATTACAAATCAATGGGTTGCCTTTTCAATGAATTTAAGTCGAATCAAGTTTGTCTCACGGAAAAGGCATTTTTGTTCTTACCTGTCGTCAATTCAAGTAAGGCTTCAATTATGGAAGCTATCAAAAGATTGATAGAGCTGTTAAATGAAGTTGGCGGGTCGTGCCTCGATTCGGGCATTCGTGCATTGATTAAAATGCTTTGCACTCTCGAGTTATTTGATATTGCTAAATTTGTGGTGGAGATGAAAGAGAGGAAGGTAACTTACTACAATATTTTGATTAAGGAAATGTGCGGGAGAAGTAAATTTGAAGAAGCACGacatataattgatgaaatgaaGCATTTGAGTTGTGGTCCGAGTGTTAGGACATATAATTATCTGCTCAGTAATTTATGTAAGAGAAATATGAATTCTGAAGCTTCCAGTGTGCttgaagaaatgaaagaaaagggTTGTTTTCCTGATGCACAAACCTTTGAAatctttatttattattcatgTAGGCTTGGAAAGATAAATTTTGCTGTTAATTGTTTTGATCAGATGGTTTCTAGTGGTATTAAACCTCGTCTTCTAACACATGCTGCCTTTATAAAAGGTTATTTCTATTCAAGACAATATGAAGAGGCATATAATTATCTGGTTGCTTCAAGTGGTAAACATAGATGTTCAAGCAATACAATTTACAGCTTGCTTGCATGCCTTCATCGGAAACAGGGAAATCTTGTTGTAGCCCAAAATATTCTCGTTGAAATGATTGATAAGGGTCTCAAACCAAACTTCCCTGTTTATATAAAAGTTTTGAAGCATCTCCGCAAGTCAGGCAGGCACAATCTGGCCAGAGATTTAAAGA TTAAGACGAGAGTCCATTCAGATTGCATGGAAAAAGGGCAGCTTTGA
- the LOC131157563 gene encoding pentatricopeptide repeat-containing protein At3g04760, chloroplastic-like isoform X1, protein MMVLAREMDIPNLSKKLRYLSGSFSFFPPLPLFLHHPPKALLFLSKPFYSLNPPCSIFHPHRSHTSPASHHLHSWELLCSNRFKYGYPVPTIRLLRYRTLYRLFSGSSSNDSSSLMSLKFSAENSLFQKMDTVSSGESQATIRGIESHATKKHVSDVIEVIRRDESDLGLKLDSMNARISIASFCEIFRVLNCEKVSALRFFDWIKYSQPYLSRNPHICSLVIDNCGRLSDYKSMGCLFNEFKSNQVCLTEKAFLFLPVVNSSKASIMEAIKRLIELLNEVGGSCLDSGIRALIKMLCTLELFDIAKFVVEMKERKVTYYNILIKEMCGRSKFEEARHIIDEMKHLSCGPSVRTYNYLLSNLCKRNMNSEASSVLEEMKEKGCFPDAQTFEIFIYYSCRLGKINFAVNCFDQMVSSGIKPRLLTHAAFIKGYFYSRQYEEAYNYLVASSGKHRCSSNTIYSLLACLHRKQGNLVVAQNILVEMIDKGLKPNFPVYIKVLKHLRKSGRHNLARDLKTVKTRVHSDCMEKGQL, encoded by the exons ATGATGGTCCTTGCAAGAGAGATGGACATCCCAAACCTCTCCAAGAAGCTCAGGTACCTCTCAGGctccttctctttctttccaCCACTTCCTCTTTTTCTACACCACCCACCCAAAGCCCTActctttctcagcaaaccctttTACTCTCTCAATCCTCCATGCTCAATCTTCCATCCACACCGAAGTCATACATCCCCAGCTTCGCATCATCTACATTCTTGGGAGTTGCTGTGTTCAAATAGATTCAAGTATGGATACCCAGTTCCGACTATTAGGCTGCTGCGCTATCGGACTCTCTACCGGCTGTTTTCAGGGTCTTCTTCGAATGATTCTTCTTCTTTGATGTCCCTTAAATTTTCTGCTGAAAATAGTTTATTTCAGAAGATGGATACTGTTAGTTCTGGAGAATCTCAGGCCACGATCAGAGGGATTGAAAGCCATGCGACTAAGAAACATGTTTCGGATGTTATCGAGGTCATTAGAAGGGATGAAAGTGACTTGGGGCTAAAGTTGGATTCGATGAATGCACGCATTTCAATTGCTTCATTTTGTGAGATTTTTCGGGTTTTGAATTGCGAAAAAGTGTCTGCATTGCGTTTCTTTGACTGGATTAAATATTCACAACCATATCTTTCTCGTAATCCCCATATTTGCAGTTTGGTTATTGATAACTGCGGCCGATTAAGTGATTACAAATCAATGGGTTGCCTTTTCAATGAATTTAAGTCGAATCAAGTTTGTCTCACGGAAAAGGCATTTTTGTTCTTACCTGTCGTCAATTCAAGTAAGGCTTCAATTATGGAAGCTATCAAAAGATTGATAGAGCTGTTAAATGAAGTTGGCGGGTCGTGCCTCGATTCGGGCATTCGTGCATTGATTAAAATGCTTTGCACTCTCGAGTTATTTGATATTGCTAAATTTGTGGTGGAGATGAAAGAGAGGAAGGTAACTTACTACAATATTTTGATTAAGGAAATGTGCGGGAGAAGTAAATTTGAAGAAGCACGacatataattgatgaaatgaaGCATTTGAGTTGTGGTCCGAGTGTTAGGACATATAATTATCTGCTCAGTAATTTATGTAAGAGAAATATGAATTCTGAAGCTTCCAGTGTGCttgaagaaatgaaagaaaagggTTGTTTTCCTGATGCACAAACCTTTGAAatctttatttattattcatgTAGGCTTGGAAAGATAAATTTTGCTGTTAATTGTTTTGATCAGATGGTTTCTAGTGGTATTAAACCTCGTCTTCTAACACATGCTGCCTTTATAAAAGGTTATTTCTATTCAAGACAATATGAAGAGGCATATAATTATCTGGTTGCTTCAAGTGGTAAACATAGATGTTCAAGCAATACAATTTACAGCTTGCTTGCATGCCTTCATCGGAAACAGGGAAATCTTGTTGTAGCCCAAAATATTCTCGTTGAAATGATTGATAAGGGTCTCAAACCAAACTTCCCTGTTTATATAAAAGTTTTGAAGCATCTCCGCAAGTCAGGCAGGCACAATCTGGCCAGAGATTTAAAGA CAGTTAAGACGAGAGTCCATTCAGATTGCATGGAAAAAGGGCAGCTTTGA